A section of the Neisseria dumasiana genome encodes:
- a CDS encoding lipopolysaccharide heptosyltransferase: MTVQTLIYEYLKSFLTFYEGVFMLSEATPVIQTIKAPPGFTPPENNYPHYRLLPVQTETGRFHCLFFYVTSKDFLILEPKIKRHLAIGKLAEFLKTATYTVYETVYE, translated from the coding sequence ATGACCGTTCAAACGTTGATTTATGAATATCTAAAGTCTTTCCTTACTTTTTATGAAGGCGTATTTATGTTAAGCGAAGCTACTCCGGTAATCCAAACTATAAAAGCCCCGCCCGGCTTTACTCCGCCGGAAAACAACTACCCGCACTACCGGCTGCTACCGGTACAAACAGAAACAGGCAGATTCCACTGCCTGTTTTTTTACGTTACGAGCAAAGACTTTTTGATACTTGAGCCAAAAATAAAACGGCATCTTGCCATTGGAAAGCTGGCAGAATTTCTGAAAACAGCAACGTACACGGTGTATGAAACAGTATATGAGTGA
- the carA gene encoding glutamine-hydrolyzing carbamoyl-phosphate synthase small subunit, translating to MTTPAILVLADGSVFHGTSVGFEGTTSGEVVFNTSMTGYQEILTDPSYRKQIVTLTYPHIGNTGTNGEDTESAAVHAAGLIIRDLPLLHSNFRSSESLQEYLVRNRTVAIADIDTRRLTRILRDKGAQAGAILAGADATEEKARELIAAFGSMVGKDLAKEVTCSESYEWTEGEWKLGKGFERPSEQPFHVVAYDFGVKTNILRMLAERGCRLTVVPAQTPAKDVLAMNPDGVFLSNGPGDPEPCDYAIAAVKELLESKKPLFGICLGHQLLGLAVGGKTRKMAFGHHGANHPVQDLDSGKVMITSQNHGFEVDADTLPAHVKVTHRSLFDGSLQGIELTDRAAFSFQGHPEASPGPHDVAYLFDKFIDSIKAAKAA from the coding sequence ATGACGACACCCGCAATCTTAGTGCTCGCCGACGGCAGCGTGTTTCACGGCACGTCGGTGGGTTTTGAGGGCACAACTTCCGGCGAAGTGGTGTTCAATACTTCCATGACTGGTTATCAGGAAATCCTTACCGATCCTTCTTACCGCAAACAAATCGTTACCCTTACCTATCCGCACATCGGCAACACCGGCACCAACGGCGAAGATACTGAAAGCGCTGCCGTACATGCCGCCGGTTTGATTATTCGCGACTTGCCGCTGTTGCACAGCAATTTCCGCAGCAGCGAAAGTTTGCAGGAATATTTGGTTCGCAACCGAACCGTGGCGATTGCCGACATCGACACCCGCCGTCTCACCCGCATCTTGCGCGACAAAGGGGCGCAGGCCGGTGCGATTCTGGCAGGTGCGGACGCTACCGAGGAAAAAGCGCGTGAATTGATTGCGGCGTTCGGCAGCATGGTCGGCAAGGATTTGGCGAAAGAAGTAACGTGCAGCGAATCTTATGAATGGACGGAAGGCGAATGGAAGCTGGGCAAAGGCTTTGAGAGGCCGTCTGAACAGCCGTTTCATGTGGTTGCTTACGATTTCGGCGTAAAAACCAATATTCTGCGTATGCTGGCCGAGCGCGGCTGCCGTTTAACCGTTGTGCCGGCTCAAACGCCTGCCAAAGACGTGTTGGCGATGAATCCCGACGGCGTGTTTCTTTCCAACGGCCCCGGCGACCCCGAGCCGTGCGATTATGCGATTGCGGCGGTAAAAGAACTGTTGGAAAGCAAAAAACCGCTGTTCGGTATTTGTTTGGGGCATCAGTTATTAGGTTTGGCGGTGGGCGGCAAAACCCGCAAAATGGCGTTCGGCCACCACGGAGCCAACCACCCCGTGCAGGATTTGGACAGCGGCAAAGTGATGATTACCAGCCAAAACCACGGTTTTGAAGTGGATGCGGATACTTTGCCCGCTCATGTGAAAGTAACGCACCGTTCGCTGTTTGACGGATCGTTGCAAGGTATTGAGCTGACCGATCGGGCGGCGTTCAGTTTCCAAGGCCACCCCGAAGCCAGCCCCGGCCCGCATGATGTGGCTTATCTGTTTGACAAGTTTATCGACAGCATCAAAGCGGCAAAAGCGGCTTAA
- the pilC gene encoding PilC family type IV pilus tip adhesin — protein sequence MKKSAPRLNTAVRPIIYSLLAAFPLLAVNTASAQFADTPLHLQQQTTISGGAGKVKPNVMLFIDDSGSMDWAPAGRNQPGRKRIEITKDALSAVINKYGSKVNWSLQTLHNNNNANLSGYTDQPHTILQHISRLSPDHGTPTTRRYYEISKDVRKNTLYRCQKNYIVLMSDGDANLSCSTPPARLFPWNPIIPSKLTFTYPSAQFPDEQNYFGNVDSRGRCEYSQASTGHYHTFWDGNKGLQFFSRTLASKDFKTTGTDLAGKSWNGDPADPKGPDGQSIYAKQTAQTFTVGFGEDLTREGKAYLQNGATRPEWFFDASNEEKLVAAFDTIFSDIENNSLNNAEEGAGTAAPAVTGNHTSGTPNTAVSVYLDPQSWSSQLRFYNINTAGRVDTAFKLPYFGERKTLISTGKADSSGKSVFWANNVSHLNNADFAINNPSKAGEWSSSLLPWTIRSKDDAQIKADTQNSQVYRNRNLDAQGKAVSGKRDLGDILDSGIAIIGDTDGSNQHHQEFLLTAANDGMVHLFQRVPQVNHPYSLKLSYIPAGMERDSGNGGETLGKTLKEVAQEGYGAAHPHRYMVNGGFVVRRTPLSRNPAVKGQQIVMFGAMGQGGRGAYALNIGGKDRVTGQGIGLSNNNPTSWDSSVPLFETEKGTNNTLGYTVGTPQIGRVSLERIPGQQVKTNEKVRYGAFLSSGYRKQDINDKSNETALYIYDLLGQEASTGEKNGNKAGSLIKKITVPDGVGGLSSPTVLDTDFDGIIDVAYAGDYGGSMYRFDLRGQTPDNWQVHKIYQGSPSQPITAAPAVSRRGINRYVVIFGTGSDIYQSDLKDTRQQAIYGIFEDLTPPKDNSPSQAPTTVTNAELLEQTITLKEVEGNPYRFLSNNLIQPTHKGWKINLGSTDGERVVVKPSMILRTAVFSTRIYKATETRSSNGGDLCIPDKTETSTESKSWILAVNAETGGGLKQGDARLNFLNKVVQTGGYYANGQQKSGIVSFTYIDPVQLAKNSPVTADGDSGGSGTDAEVDGEGRPVNRSTPKNQCFAKKADRSLITNQGESIGVAGRNCGIRRISWREIF from the coding sequence ATGAAAAAATCTGCTCCCCGTTTAAACACCGCTGTGCGCCCGATAATTTACAGTTTGCTCGCAGCATTTCCTTTATTGGCTGTAAACACGGCATCCGCACAATTTGCCGATACCCCGTTGCACCTGCAGCAACAAACCACCATTTCCGGCGGAGCAGGCAAAGTTAAGCCGAATGTGATGCTGTTTATTGATGATTCGGGGAGTATGGATTGGGCGCCGGCTGGCCGAAACCAACCGGGTAGAAAACGCATTGAGATAACCAAAGATGCTTTAAGCGCAGTTATCAATAAATATGGCAGCAAAGTTAATTGGAGTCTGCAAACTTTACATAATAATAACAATGCCAATTTATCTGGGTACACAGATCAACCCCATACTATTCTTCAACATATCAGCAGATTATCTCCCGATCATGGCACGCCGACTACTCGACGCTATTATGAAATTTCCAAAGATGTTAGGAAAAATACCTTATACCGTTGCCAGAAAAACTATATCGTCTTAATGTCTGATGGTGATGCTAACTTGAGTTGCAGCACCCCGCCTGCTCGTTTATTCCCTTGGAATCCCATTATCCCATCAAAACTAACTTTTACTTATCCGAGCGCTCAGTTTCCGGATGAGCAGAATTATTTCGGAAATGTAGATAGCCGGGGAAGATGCGAATATTCGCAAGCTTCGACAGGTCATTACCATACATTTTGGGATGGAAACAAAGGTTTACAGTTTTTCAGCAGAACTCTAGCATCCAAGGATTTCAAGACCACAGGAACAGACCTTGCAGGTAAAAGTTGGAACGGCGATCCTGCCGATCCCAAAGGCCCCGACGGCCAAAGCATCTATGCCAAACAAACCGCCCAAACATTTACCGTAGGCTTTGGCGAGGACTTAACCCGCGAAGGTAAAGCCTATCTTCAAAATGGTGCCACCAGACCGGAATGGTTTTTCGACGCATCCAACGAAGAAAAACTGGTTGCCGCCTTTGATACTATTTTTAGCGATATTGAAAACAACAGCTTAAACAACGCAGAAGAAGGTGCCGGCACCGCTGCCCCGGCAGTAACCGGCAACCATACAAGCGGCACGCCCAATACCGCCGTCAGCGTTTATCTGGATCCGCAATCGTGGAGCAGCCAGTTGCGGTTCTATAATATTAATACAGCCGGCCGGGTAGATACCGCCTTCAAACTCCCTTATTTCGGCGAACGTAAAACATTAATCAGCACAGGAAAAGCAGACTCTTCAGGTAAAAGCGTATTTTGGGCCAATAACGTCAGCCATCTGAACAATGCCGATTTCGCTATCAACAATCCGAGTAAAGCCGGCGAATGGAGTTCTTCTCTGCTGCCGTGGACTATCCGCAGTAAAGATGATGCGCAAATTAAAGCCGACACACAAAACAGCCAAGTGTACCGCAACCGCAACCTAGATGCACAAGGTAAGGCAGTCAGCGGCAAACGCGATTTGGGAGACATCTTAGATAGCGGTATTGCCATCATCGGCGACACCGACGGCAGCAACCAACATCATCAGGAATTTCTGTTAACGGCTGCCAACGACGGCATGGTTCACCTGTTCCAACGTGTACCCCAAGTAAACCATCCTTATTCGCTGAAACTCAGCTATATCCCCGCCGGCATGGAACGGGATAGCGGCAACGGCGGCGAAACTTTAGGCAAAACATTGAAAGAAGTGGCTCAAGAAGGATATGGAGCAGCTCATCCCCACCGTTATATGGTTAACGGCGGCTTCGTTGTACGCCGCACACCGTTGAGCAGAAACCCGGCTGTAAAAGGCCAACAAATTGTAATGTTCGGCGCGATGGGTCAGGGTGGCCGAGGAGCGTATGCCCTGAATATTGGCGGAAAAGACCGTGTTACGGGTCAAGGCATCGGTTTGAGCAACAATAACCCTACATCATGGGATAGCAGCGTTCCTTTATTCGAAACAGAAAAAGGGACCAACAACACCCTCGGCTATACCGTAGGAACACCGCAAATCGGACGCGTGTCACTTGAACGCATTCCCGGCCAACAAGTAAAAACCAACGAAAAAGTGCGCTACGGTGCATTCTTATCCAGCGGCTACCGCAAACAGGACATCAACGATAAATCCAATGAAACAGCCCTATATATCTACGATTTATTGGGGCAAGAAGCTTCTACCGGAGAAAAAAACGGCAATAAGGCCGGATCGTTGATCAAAAAAATTACCGTACCCGACGGGGTAGGCGGCTTATCCAGCCCTACCGTACTCGATACCGATTTTGACGGCATTATCGACGTAGCTTATGCGGGCGATTACGGCGGCAGCATGTACCGTTTCGATTTACGCGGCCAAACACCGGATAACTGGCAAGTACATAAAATTTATCAAGGTTCACCTTCACAACCCATTACCGCCGCACCTGCCGTTTCGCGCAGAGGCATTAATCGGTATGTGGTTATTTTCGGCACCGGCAGCGATATTTACCAATCAGATCTTAAAGATACCCGCCAGCAGGCCATATACGGTATTTTCGAAGATTTAACTCCGCCCAAAGACAACTCTCCATCCCAAGCACCCACTACGGTAACCAATGCTGAGCTTCTTGAACAAACCATCACGCTCAAAGAAGTCGAAGGAAACCCATACCGTTTCTTAAGCAACAACCTTATCCAACCGACGCATAAAGGTTGGAAAATCAACTTGGGCAGCACAGACGGTGAACGTGTGGTCGTCAAACCTTCAATGATTTTGCGTACAGCCGTATTCAGCACACGCATTTATAAAGCAACCGAAACACGTTCCAGCAACGGCGGAGATTTGTGTATCCCCGACAAAACAGAAACTTCTACGGAAAGTAAAAGCTGGATCTTAGCCGTCAACGCCGAAACCGGCGGAGGTCTGAAACAAGGCGATGCCCGCTTGAACTTCTTAAATAAAGTAGTACAAACAGGCGGCTACTATGCCAACGGCCAACAAAAATCAGGCATCGTAAGTTTTACCTATATAGATCCTGTTCAACTTGCCAAAAATAGCCCGGTAACGGCAGACGGAGACAGCGGTGGCAGCGGAACCGATGCAGAAGTTGACGGGGAAGGAAGACCAGTTAACCGATCCACTCCCAAAAACCAATGTTTTGCGAAAAAAGCCGACCGCAGCCTTATCACCAACCAAGGAGAGTCTATCGGTGTAGCCGGCAGAAACTGCGGCATCAGAAGGATCAGCTGGCGTGAAATTTTCTAA
- a CDS encoding AAA family ATPase, translating into MNHSIQHALHQLNSLILGKETVLKQLMAAVLAGGHVLLEDVPGVGKTTLAHGLAAVLGLDYRRVQFTNDMLPSDLLGVNVFRPNEGRFEFHPGPVFHSFLLADEINRASPKLQSALLEAMEEHQVSVDGKTYALPEPFIVVATQNPTEQLGTFPLPESQLDRFMMRLSMGYPVAEAEKQLYFQGDRRQALPALQAVCNAQTLQQWQQQAAQVKFAQAAADYVYRLVQATRQPGRFVLGLSPRAGLAVINAAKAWAFMQGRGHVLPEDIKAVWVPVANHRLQPVQQGLTGAQILEDLLNHVAVA; encoded by the coding sequence ATGAACCATTCTATCCAACACGCATTACACCAGCTTAACTCACTGATTTTGGGAAAAGAAACCGTTTTAAAACAATTGATGGCCGCCGTGCTGGCCGGCGGGCATGTGCTGCTCGAAGATGTGCCCGGCGTGGGCAAAACCACGTTGGCGCACGGCTTGGCCGCGGTGTTGGGGCTGGACTACCGCCGCGTGCAGTTCACCAACGATATGCTGCCTTCCGATTTATTGGGCGTGAACGTGTTCCGCCCGAACGAAGGCCGTTTCGAGTTTCACCCCGGCCCCGTGTTTCATTCTTTTTTATTGGCCGACGAAATCAACCGCGCATCCCCCAAACTGCAATCCGCCTTGCTGGAAGCGATGGAAGAGCATCAGGTATCGGTGGACGGTAAAACCTATGCGCTGCCCGAGCCGTTTATCGTGGTGGCAACGCAAAACCCGACCGAGCAGCTGGGTACGTTTCCGCTGCCCGAATCCCAACTCGACCGCTTCATGATGCGCCTGAGCATGGGCTATCCTGTTGCCGAAGCCGAAAAACAGCTTTATTTTCAGGGCGACCGCCGTCAAGCGCTTCCCGCTTTGCAGGCCGTGTGCAATGCGCAGACGCTGCAACAATGGCAGCAACAGGCCGCGCAGGTGAAATTCGCCCAAGCGGCCGCCGATTATGTGTACCGTTTGGTGCAGGCCACGCGCCAGCCCGGGCGTTTTGTGCTGGGTTTAAGCCCGCGTGCGGGCTTGGCCGTAATCAATGCCGCCAAAGCGTGGGCGTTTATGCAAGGGCGCGGGCATGTGTTGCCGGAAGACATCAAAGCCGTGTGGGTGCCGGTAGCGAACCACCGTTTACAACCCGTGCAACAGGGGCTGACCGGTGCACAGATTCTTGAAGATTTGCTGAACCATGTGGCCGTTGCGTAA
- the leuS gene encoding leucine--tRNA ligase, with translation MQEQYQPSAVEPAAQTKWDEARIFNVAEDASKPKYYCLSMFPYPSGKLHMGHVRNYTIGDVLSRYKLLNGFNVLQPMGWDAFGMPAENAAIDRQVAPAKWTYENIAYMRKQLKSLGFAFDWERELATCTPEYYRWEQLLFTKLFEKGVIYRKNGTVNWDPVDQTVLANEQVIDGRGWRSGALIEKREIPMYYFKITDYAEQLLSDLDGLNWPEQVKTMQRNWIGKSRGVQVRFALDSGSKQGLEGDYAEYLQVYTTRPDTLLGVTYVAVAAEHPLATAAAADKPELQAFIAECKSGSVAEADMATMEKKGVPTGRYVINPLNGDKLEVWIANYVLWGYGDGAVMAVPGHDERDFEFANKYRLPIKQVVESTLEQPAYNPNEWQDWYGDKENTRLINSGEFDGMDFQTAFDAISAKLQSLNAGAPKTQYRLRDWGISRQRYWGCPIPIIHCESCGDVPVPADQLPVVLPEDVVPDGSGSPLAKMPEFYETTCPHCGGPAKRETDTMDTFMESSWYQFRYMSPQFSDGMVAPEAARYWQQADQYIGGIEHAILHLLYARFFTKLMNEEGIVPVKEPFASLLTQGMVLQATYYRETEGGKKQWFNPAEVEVQTDDKGRPVSAVLRSDGQPVVIGGVEKMSKSKNNGVDPQELIEAYGADTARLFMMFASPPEQSLEWSDAGVEGAHRFLRRLWRTVFEYINRGGAVKAFSDGHDSLGKELKDLRHKLHATIAKVSDDYGRRLQFNTAIAAVMELLNQYDKTDCTSEQGRAVAQEVLEAVVRLLWPIVPHICEALWSELRPGSSLWETGWPQADQAALVKSEIEIMVQVNGKLRGKVTVPADADKAALEAAALATEGAVKFMEGKEPKKIIVVPGRLVNIVV, from the coding sequence ATGCAAGAACAATACCAACCGTCTGCCGTCGAACCGGCAGCGCAAACCAAATGGGACGAAGCCCGTATTTTCAACGTGGCCGAAGACGCTTCCAAACCCAAATACTATTGCCTTTCCATGTTCCCCTATCCCAGCGGCAAGCTGCACATGGGGCATGTGCGCAACTACACCATCGGCGACGTGTTGAGCCGCTACAAACTGCTCAACGGCTTCAACGTGCTGCAACCGATGGGCTGGGACGCTTTCGGCATGCCCGCCGAAAACGCCGCCATCGACCGCCAAGTCGCCCCCGCCAAATGGACTTACGAAAACATCGCCTACATGCGCAAACAGCTGAAAAGCTTGGGTTTTGCGTTTGACTGGGAACGCGAGCTGGCTACCTGCACCCCCGAATATTACCGCTGGGAACAGCTTCTGTTTACCAAACTGTTTGAAAAAGGCGTGATTTACCGCAAAAACGGCACGGTAAACTGGGATCCGGTCGATCAAACCGTTTTGGCCAACGAGCAAGTAATCGACGGTCGCGGTTGGCGTTCGGGCGCATTGATTGAAAAACGCGAAATCCCGATGTATTACTTCAAAATCACCGATTACGCCGAGCAGCTTTTGAGTGATTTGGACGGCCTCAACTGGCCGGAGCAAGTAAAAACCATGCAGCGCAACTGGATCGGCAAATCGCGCGGCGTACAAGTGCGCTTTGCGTTGGACAGCGGCAGCAAACAAGGTTTGGAAGGCGATTACGCCGAATACTTGCAGGTGTACACCACCCGCCCCGACACCTTGCTGGGCGTAACCTACGTTGCCGTGGCCGCCGAGCATCCGCTGGCCACCGCCGCTGCGGCCGACAAACCCGAACTTCAAGCGTTTATCGCCGAATGCAAATCCGGCAGCGTGGCCGAAGCCGACATGGCGACGATGGAGAAAAAAGGCGTGCCGACAGGCCGCTATGTGATCAATCCACTCAACGGCGACAAACTGGAAGTGTGGATTGCCAACTATGTGTTGTGGGGCTACGGCGACGGCGCGGTAATGGCCGTGCCCGGCCACGACGAGCGCGATTTCGAGTTCGCCAACAAGTACCGGCTGCCGATTAAACAAGTTGTCGAATCCACTTTGGAACAACCTGCCTACAACCCGAACGAATGGCAGGATTGGTACGGCGACAAAGAAAACACCCGCCTGATCAACAGCGGCGAATTCGACGGCATGGATTTTCAGACGGCCTTTGATGCCATTTCCGCCAAACTGCAATCCCTAAATGCCGGCGCGCCGAAAACCCAATACCGCCTGCGCGACTGGGGCATTTCGCGCCAACGCTACTGGGGCTGCCCGATTCCGATTATCCATTGCGAAAGCTGCGGCGACGTGCCCGTGCCGGCCGACCAGTTGCCCGTGGTGCTGCCCGAAGATGTCGTGCCCGACGGCAGCGGTTCGCCCTTGGCCAAAATGCCCGAATTCTACGAAACCACCTGTCCGCACTGCGGCGGCCCCGCCAAACGCGAAACCGATACCATGGATACCTTTATGGAATCGAGCTGGTATCAGTTCCGTTACATGTCGCCCCAGTTTTCAGACGGCATGGTTGCCCCCGAAGCCGCCCGATACTGGCAGCAGGCCGACCAATACATCGGCGGCATCGAACACGCCATTCTGCACCTCTTATACGCCCGCTTCTTCACCAAACTGATGAACGAAGAAGGCATCGTGCCGGTGAAAGAGCCCTTCGCCAGCCTGCTCACGCAAGGCATGGTGCTGCAAGCCACCTACTACCGCGAAACCGAAGGCGGCAAAAAGCAATGGTTCAACCCCGCCGAAGTGGAAGTGCAAACCGACGACAAAGGCCGCCCCGTATCCGCCGTATTGCGTTCAGACGGCCAGCCGGTGGTAATCGGCGGGGTGGAAAAAATGTCGAAATCGAAAAATAACGGCGTCGACCCGCAAGAGTTGATCGAAGCCTACGGTGCCGACACCGCCCGCCTGTTTATGATGTTCGCCTCGCCGCCCGAACAATCGCTCGAATGGAGCGATGCCGGCGTGGAAGGCGCACACCGCTTCCTGCGCCGCCTATGGCGTACCGTGTTTGAATACATCAACCGAGGCGGCGCGGTCAAAGCCTTTTCAGACGGCCACGACAGCTTGGGCAAAGAGTTGAAAGACCTGCGCCACAAACTGCACGCCACCATTGCCAAAGTCAGCGACGACTACGGCCGCCGCCTGCAATTCAACACCGCTATCGCCGCCGTGATGGAATTGCTCAACCAATACGACAAAACCGATTGCACGTCCGAACAAGGCCGCGCCGTGGCGCAAGAAGTGTTGGAAGCCGTTGTCCGCCTGCTGTGGCCGATTGTGCCCCACATCTGCGAAGCCTTGTGGAGCGAACTGCGCCCCGGTTCGTCATTATGGGAAACCGGCTGGCCGCAAGCCGACCAAGCCGCGCTGGTGAAATCGGAAATCGAAATCATGGTTCAGGTAAACGGCAAACTGCGCGGCAAAGTAACCGTGCCCGCCGATGCCGACAAAGCCGCCCTCGAAGCCGCCGCACTCGCTACCGAAGGCGCAGTGAAATTCATGGAAGGCAAAGAACCGAAGAAAATCATCGTCGTTCCCGGTCGTTTGGTAAATATCGTGGTTTGA
- a CDS encoding helix-turn-helix domain-containing protein: MSTYDVEEAAEYCKCHPETIREHIREGRLVASKPGRKYCITQSALDAFLRGLENEELQASLKSRSEEKCRFTEDKTVFITLTSQRNAAAELDNLLAPKAGMRPKSCTTN; this comes from the coding sequence ATGAGTACATATGATGTTGAAGAAGCTGCTGAATACTGCAAGTGTCACCCGGAAACAATACGGGAACATATCAGAGAGGGCAGATTAGTAGCATCCAAGCCCGGTCGTAAATATTGTATAACCCAGTCTGCACTTGACGCATTTCTTCGTGGTTTGGAAAATGAGGAGTTGCAGGCTTCGCTCAAAAGTAGGAGTGAAGAAAAATGCCGATTTACAGAAGACAAAACGGTATTTATTACGTTGACATCACAACGAAATGCGGCCGCAGAATTAGACAATCTGCTGGCACCAAAAGCAGGGATGAGGCCCAAAAGCTGCACGACAAACTGA
- a CDS encoding IS1595 family transposase — protein MKITHCKLKKSLQRKLLEYFVLEVTARSAADILGIQPNTAILFYRKIRLVISHHLALEADQVFEGTIELDESYFGGKRKGKRGRGAAGKVVVFGILKRGGKVYTVVVNNARKESLFPVITRKITPDSVVYTDCLSSYDVLDVSGFHHHRINHSKKFADRHNHINGIENFWNQAKRVLRKYNGIDRKSFPLFLKECEFRFNFGTPKQQLKTLRLWCGV, from the coding sequence ATGAAGATAACCCACTGTAAGTTAAAGAAGAGTCTGCAAAGAAAACTGCTTGAATATTTTGTATTGGAGGTAACCGCACGTTCTGCTGCCGATATCTTGGGTATTCAGCCCAATACGGCTATTCTCTTCTACCGTAAAATCCGTCTTGTTATCAGCCATCATTTGGCTTTGGAAGCAGATCAGGTTTTTGAGGGCACTATAGAATTGGATGAGAGCTATTTCGGCGGTAAGCGTAAAGGAAAGCGCGGTAGGGGAGCAGCAGGTAAAGTGGTGGTTTTCGGTATCCTTAAACGTGGAGGTAAGGTTTATACGGTTGTAGTGAATAATGCCCGAAAGGAAAGTTTATTTCCTGTTATTACAAGGAAAATTACACCTGATAGCGTAGTTTATACGGACTGCCTGAGCAGTTACGACGTGTTGGATGTCAGCGGTTTTCACCATCACAGGATTAATCACAGCAAAAAGTTTGCCGACCGACACAACCATATCAACGGCATTGAGAATTTTTGGAATCAGGCGAAACGTGTCTTGCGCAAATACAACGGAATTGACCGAAAATCTTTTCCTCTGTTCTTGAAAGAATGTGAGTTTCGTTTTAACTTCGGGACACCAAAGCAGCAGTTAAAAACTTTGCGGCTTTGGTGTGGTGTTTAG
- a CDS encoding DUF58 domain-containing protein, whose amino-acid sequence MWPLRNSRKTVASKRSPDLAALHCRPTRLGAGLLVTILLLWLVGLNYQANLAYAAAFWLAGFLAVAVLLNLRQLLDMQIDVSMPDEVFAGGTAVLSLTATNNTRRRWLWLCSEDDFLRADKTDDKLWQPWHIVSDGLSVHQWQIPALMRGYLRVPPLRTAAVAPFGMSMVQCVWHWPSDAVVFPAPIPHELPDGCEHGGETDRKRPPVQGGDDLSYLQPHQEGASLQHVAWKTYAKTGEMLDKRFEEPQTAVRNTVISYLDYPAGTSKDRLAGLLCFRVLEAERSGQTYSLELPQRVIAPQKGQREICLTALGLW is encoded by the coding sequence ATGTGGCCGTTGCGTAATTCTCGAAAAACCGTTGCTAGTAAGCGTTCTCCCGATTTGGCCGCGCTGCATTGCCGCCCCACCCGTTTGGGTGCCGGCCTGCTGGTAACGATTTTGCTGTTGTGGCTGGTAGGGCTGAATTATCAGGCGAATCTGGCTTATGCCGCCGCATTTTGGTTGGCAGGATTCTTAGCTGTAGCCGTGCTGCTTAATTTACGCCAACTGCTCGATATGCAGATAGACGTTTCCATGCCGGATGAAGTGTTTGCCGGTGGCACGGCAGTTTTGTCGCTCACCGCCACAAACAACACCCGCCGCCGCTGGCTGTGGCTGTGCAGCGAAGACGATTTTCTCCGTGCAGACAAAACAGACGACAAACTCTGGCAGCCTTGGCATATTGTTTCAGACGGCCTCTCTGTGCACCAATGGCAAATTCCTGCGTTGATGCGCGGCTATTTGCGCGTACCACCGTTGCGTACCGCCGCCGTTGCACCGTTCGGCATGAGCATGGTGCAGTGCGTTTGGCATTGGCCGAGTGATGCGGTGGTGTTTCCCGCGCCGATTCCCCATGAGCTGCCCGACGGCTGCGAGCACGGCGGCGAAACCGACCGCAAACGCCCGCCCGTGCAGGGAGGCGACGATTTGTCTTATTTGCAGCCTCATCAAGAAGGCGCGTCGTTACAGCATGTGGCATGGAAAACTTATGCGAAAACGGGCGAAATGCTGGATAAACGCTTTGAAGAGCCGCAAACCGCCGTCCGCAATACCGTGATTTCTTATTTGGATTACCCCGCCGGTACATCTAAAGACCGCTTGGCAGGCTTGCTGTGCTTCCGCGTTTTAGAAGCCGAACGCAGCGGGCAGACATATTCGCTGGAGCTGCCGCAACGTGTGATTGCCCCGCAGAAAGGTCAGCGCGAAATCTGCCTGACAGCCTTGGGGCTGTGGTAA